In Bacillus weihaiensis, the genomic stretch CAGGAGATCTATCAAATCTGAACATGTGTTATATAAGCAAAGTGAAAATACGACATAAAATAAGGTGAGCTCTAAAAAAGCATAGAGCCCACTCCTTTCATTTCACAACAGTCAATTATGTCCCAATTACAGGGTTACCAGGGGAAACTTGAATAAGATCCAATACATTTTCAAATTTAAATTGGAGAAGCATCTCTTTCTTAATAACATCCTGAATCGTTCTACGAACACTTTGATCAACAAGTAAAAGATTAGAGATTGTAACATCCCCTGGAGCTAAAGTAGAAGTAGTAGGAGTAAGGGTACCTAATACAAACTGTAATTTCTCTGCCTCTGCGTTTAAGATGTGCGCTAAAGCTAACTCTTCCAGAGCGATCGATGATAACAATAAAGGTACTGTATCGCCTACAGTAATACCAATACTTGGCGTAATATTTGGGATATTTGCTTGCGACATATTTTCACCTCTTTCATTCTGTTTACAATACAATATGCAGGTGTTTTTTTTAAGACACTCTTTTTCTACCAGACAACAAACCTATTTTTCATATTATATTGGGACGATAACCTGCGTTTGTTCAATGTCTACTAGAGGATTTAATTCTGAAGAAGATGCTATAGCTGTATTAGTCAAGGTTCCGCTAATTAGAGAAGTCACTGTGCCTGAAAAACTAAGTACTATTGTTTCATTCGGTAAGATCGTTCCTATATTACATGTTATGATCCCACCAACAGTAGGACCAATAAGAGAACATTCTGGTGGTAAAGAACCAACGTCTAATGTGAAAGTAGGACCCAACACAGTTCCTGGGGGCAGTACATCATTAATCACCACACCCGTAGCCGGAGATGTTCCAACATTAGATAATGTAAGAGTATATGTTAATGTGTCTGAGATATCTAAATTCAATGGATCCGGATCATCTGTTTTTTCAAAAGTTAAAACAGGTGGAGGAGTTATCTCCTGGCTTTGAATTTGAATGAGATCTAGAACATTAGTAAACTTATTCCCTAGAAGCATCTCCTTTTTGATAACATGTTGTAATGTTTTTTGAACACTTCGATCAAGGTTTACCAAGTCAGTAACTGTAACTAATCCAGGTGTTAGTGTCGTAGCTGTTGGTGATAATGTCCCTAACACATATTGGAGTTTTTCCGCTTCGGCATTCATAATATGGGCAAGCGCCAATTCTTCAACAGCTATTGATGCTAGTAAAAGTGGTATAGTCTGTCCAACAGTAACTGAAATACTAGGTGTTATAGTAGGAATTGATGGTTCTGACATCTTTTCACCTCCTATTTTTAAAATAACAAGTACAGTGCATTGTATTCTTATGCCTTTTCTTGGTCTCGGCTAATCACTCTATTAGTGAGTCTATTTTAATCGATCTAATGCACCTGCTGCCTCCTTATGTGTAGGGCATAGATTTAGTGCTTGTTCATAACAGACTATTGCCTTCTCGATCTCTTTCTTCTCTTCATAGCATAGCCCTTTATAATACCAAGCTTGGAAACTTCCAAGTCCTTTTTGTGTTAAATATTTTACTTGATTATCCCCAATTTTCAAACATTCGTTAAATGTCTCTATCGACTCTTCTACTTTACCTAATTTAAGTAAAACTATACCTTTATAAAACAGGAGATCTACGTAATCTGGATACAAGGAAATTGCCTTTTCAATTGCTGGATACGCACCTTCAAAGCTGCCTATACTTAACAAAATTGAGTATTTTAATTTATAGAGTAAAGAAGGAGGTGTCATTTGATTCATCACAAATAATACGATCGAACGGTTAATATGCTGAAATGACTTCGTAAAATCCTTTAAACGATAATACTCGGAAGCCAAATGATAGTAGAGCCAAGGATCTTCTTCATTACGACTTAATGCCTCTAATAGTAGCGTAATATTCCTTTCTGACTTGCCTTTATCATTTACATACTTATCTAAATACCCGTAGTGCCATATACAAACAGGCGCTTCTCCCAATCGTTTTTCTTTATTGGTTTTCAATAATATTTCTTCTATATTTAATGTCTCATGAATACTATTGATAAAGCGAAAACCGATACCATTTCTAAACAACCTAGGGTGTAAAATACGGATTACACAATTGTAATCGACCTTTTCTCCATAAAAATTATTGAGCTCAAAACTATATAAATCATAATCTTCAGTTTTAGCTAATTCTCTTAGTGTTTTCCGCTCTGTTTCTTGATGAATTTCTTCATCTGCATCTAGCCATAAAATCCAATCGCCACTAGCTAGAGATAAACTATAATTTCTCGCCTTTGCAAAATCATGATCCCAACGATAGGAATAAACTTTTGCTCCTAATTCTCGACAAATTTCAATCGTCTTATCAGTTGATCCCGTATCGACAATAATCATTTCATCAACTAGATCTTTCACACTCTTAATACATCTTTCTATACACTCTTCTTCATTTTTCACTATCATACATAATGAAATTAATGGACCTTCCAATCCAATCACTCCTTAACATCTTGAATACAATTAAGATATGTTCTTATTACCAACCTGTGAGGCTATAAAATTTACAGTTGTTAATGCGATGAAAAGGAAAGGATGAAAAAGAATGAAAAATAGGATTAAATTAACCTTGGAAGGGTTAGTCAGCGAGGAGAATAGCCTTGCTATTGTCAACAAGAACATCATGTCAAGATTAGAAAAGAATAATCAATTTAAATTTGCTATGCAAGATGGTTCACAACTGCCACCCAGCTCCTCTGATGTATCGAATACCATTCATCAAGATTTTTTCATTTCACATCATTGGCCACCTAGATTAAGCAAACCATCTAACACCAATTATTGGATCTCCTTTATACCTTGGGAATTTGGAGCCATTCCTACTTCCTGGTATATACCTATGAAATATGAAGTAGACGAGATATGGGTATACAGCCACTATAATAAGGAATGTTATAGTAAATCCGGGATACCTGAGGAGAAAATTAACGTTATCCCATTAGGCGTTGATGAGTCTGTATATCATCCAAACGTAGAGCCTGCATATTTTGAGGAGGATGATCGATTTCGATTTCTTTATGTTGGTGGAACAATTTCAAGGAAAGGATTTGACCTTCTTTTAGAGGCATATACCGAGGAGTTCACTAGTGACGATGCAGTCTGTTTGGTTATTAAAGATAATGGGACTGAAACACACTATAAAGGAATTACATTAGAACAAAGGGTCGATGAAATTACATCACGACCTAACGCACCTGCAATTGTCTACATGAATGAGCATTTATCTACAAACCAATTAGCCTCATTATATACATCTTGTCATTGCTCTGTTTTCCCTTATAGAGGAGAAGGATTTTGTCTACCCATTGCTGAATCTATGGCATGTGCAACACCTGTAATTGCTCCAAATCTAGGTCCTGCAGTTGAAATCTTAGGGGAAGAATATCCTCTTTTTATAGAATCAACAACCAAAACTCATGAAATAAGAAAAGTAAGTCATTTAGAAACCATTGATTTTCCCTGGTGGATTGAACCTAATAGGCAAGATCTGAAAAAAAAGATGCGATACGCATACGAAAACAAAAAAGAATTAGTGAAAATTGGAGAAAAATACAGCGTAAAAGTAACTTCAACATATAATTGGAATAAGACAATAGACACCATCTCAGAGCACTTACTAACTAAATATAAACAGTTAGAACATCCCACCAATCATTCCTTTTCCGCTACCGATGTTATTTCGACGGAATTAACGCTAATTAACGGCGATATAAATAATAATCAATATGAACATGCACTTGGGAAACTAAAAGCATTATTATCTAGATTCCCCAACAATAACACTATTCGTTTATTAACGGCTCAGATATTTATAATGGTGGAAAATTACTTAGATGCTATTAACCTACTCGTCCCTTTAACAAAAGAAATAGAAAGTGGCGAAACGTTTCAATATGCGCAAATATGGAACTTATTAGCGATTTGCTATAGTAACATTCAGTCTTGGTCTCTAGCCATTGATGCATTTAATAAAGCCACTAAGCTTAATAAAGAGATGAATATTTATAAAATTTCTTACCTTAATTCTGCCATACACTCCTTATCTCTTTTACTCGGTCATATACACAATGAAATTGGTGACGCATATTATGACTTAAATAATGATACTTCTGCTAAAAAAATGTATCTATTAGCTCGTGAATATGAACATAATACCCCATCGCTTACTAATCGAATCGAAGAAATACAAAAGAAGAAAGAACTAACTAAACAAAAATTAAAACCTTTACTAGAAACTAGTGTTGATAAGCAGACTCAAGAAACAAATACGATCTGTTGGGACCATTCCAATAGTGAAGTGAAGTATCTTAAAGAATCTTCCTCAGCTTTTAAACAATTGAAAACACTATTTCTTCCCGGTCAAAAAATAAAAATAGTAGCACCGGCCATTGACCGAATAACGACCTCCAGTAAAAACTGGGATGGTGCTCTTATCTATATTGATTCAAACTTAGAAACCAATCATATTATAAATTTGAAGAAATGGTGTACGAAACAGATTAACCTAGGCTGTAAAGTGATTATTTTCACTAATAACCCTAAGAATGAAACCTATCGAAAGTGCTGCTCTTTATTTAGTTACGGAGAATGGTGTGAACTAAATAAAATAGATTTTTTAATAGATGATCCAGACATTATTGGAGAATATACCGTTTTCCAAAGAGGTGGATATAAAATTCTCTGGAATTCTCCTTACTACAATCATTCTGGTTATGCGACCGAACAAAAACATTTTTTACAGAGCTTGTCACCCTATCCTTTACTTATTGGATTAGATGCTATCGATGCACCTACAGAATCAAAAAGAAGCTCTTTAGATGTTAAGCTAAGTACTTGGTTCCATACAAAAGAAGAGAATCCCATCATACATTATCAAGCAGCTCCCGCTCATTTATTCACACTACCTCGTGCTCCAATATCCATAGGACGTACCATGTTTGAAACAGATCGTATTCCTCAAGAATGGGTAAAAAAATTGAATGAACTCTCTGAGATTTGGGTACCATCAAAATTCAATATCGAGACATTCCACCATTCAGGTGTCGATAGGAATAAGCTGCAAATTATGCCTGGCGCAATCGATGAAGCTAAATTTAATCGTCATCATGTCAAACCCTACTCCATTCCAACTAGTCGGACCTTTACATTTTTATCCGTTTTTGATTGGAGTATAAGAAAAGGGTGGGATATTTTACTAAAATCATATATAGAGAGCTTTACAGATGAAGACGATGTTACGTTGGTCATTAAATTAAGTAGAATAAATGAACCTACAGCTAAAGTTGAACAATTAATTAACGAAATCAAGCAGGAAAGTAATTGTAAGAATCCCCCTCACATCCTATTAATTGATAAAGAGATGACAGAAGATGAAATCATCCAACTCTATTGTGCCTGTGACGTATTTGTTTTGCCAACACGTGGTGAAGGATGGGGACGCCCTTTTATGGAAGCAATGGCATTAGAAATACCAGTAATCGCCACTAATTGGAGTGGGCATCTCGAATTTATGAACGAAACAAATAGTTACTTAATTGAAGTTGAAAAACTGATCCCTGTCCCTAGTAGTATGCCACCTCATTTTCTCAATCATTTATGGGCACAACCGAGTCTAGAACATCTTAAGGTCCTTATGAAAAAAGTGGTTAAAGATCCAATTGCTGCAAAGCAAACAGCCAAAAAAGCAAGATCTGACCTTTTCCCACGCTATTCCATTGAAGAAGTAGGAAAAAAGATTTATCGACGTTTTGATTATCTTGTTAAAAATTACTTTCAATAAGAGGTGACTTATGAATAGAGTAAGTGCATATTTAGGTGATTATACGTATTTATCTCAACTAGCTCACGGACCTAAAATCTTTCTAGATACTCGAGAATTGAGTATGACTGCGCACATTATTTCTGATGGATTTTGGGAAAGTTGGATTACAGACGTATTTCTTCAAAGCATCCATAAAGGCATGAGTGTATTAGATATAGGAGCAAATTGTGGTTACTATTCATTACTAGCAGCGAGTGTTGTTGGACCTACGGGTCAAGTACATGCTTTTGAACCCAATCCCTTTCACCATATTAATCTGAATAAGAGTAAAATGATCAATGGATTTTATCACTTAGATATCCATCCTCATGCTCTGAGTAATGAAAATGGAGAAATGGATCTATTTGTTCCTAAAAACTTAACGGCATCTGCTAGTTTATTTGGAAATTTAATAAAGCCTATTGAAAAAATTGATACGATTGAAGCAGTCCCTGTTACAACTGTTAAACTAAGTGAATATCTACCTAATGTAAAAGCAAATGTGATAAAAATGGATATTGAAGGAGCAGAACCTTTAATTTTAGATGACGTACTTGATATTATGGACAGAACTGGTGATTCCACATTAATTATGGAATATAACCAGAAGGCATGGGAGATGCAAGATTTTGATTATGAGAAGATCATGAATAATGTTGATAAGCGTGGGTTTAACATTCATATTATTCAACATGATAGAACACTGCAACCTGTGTCACCAAAAGAACTTATAAAAGCAGTAGGCCCTCATACACACTTTGATTTATTCATAACAAGAAAATAGAATGCACCATCTTATTCCTTAAAGGGTACCTAACCTATCTTAACAAAATAAAAACTACTCCCCAAAGCCAAGCGTGTAAGGTGAACTTAGGGGAGTAGTTACTTGCATTTTTACTTTACAGTCTCTTCTTTGGCTTAAAACTCATTGTTGCTTGAATGGCATTTTTCCAGCCATCATATAACTCTTCTCGTGTTTTTTCATCCATCTTCGGCTCAACTGCAACATCTTTTTTCCATTTCACCGTAATTTCTTCTCTATCTGCAAAGAATCCTACTGCTAAGCCGGCTAAATAGGCTGCTCCTAACGCAGTCGTTTCATTAATAACGGGACGTTCTACAGGTACATGTAAAATGTCGCTTTGGAATTGCATAAGGAAGTTATTTTTCACAGCTCCGCCGTCTACTCGAAGTGTTTTCAGCTCGATACCAGAATCAGCTTCCATACAAGTCAAGACATCCTTTGTCTGGTAGGCTAATGATTCAAGTGTAGCGCGTATAAAATGCTCTTTTGATGTTCCACGCGTCAAGCCAAAAACAGCACCTCTTGCATCACTATCCCAATATGGAGTACCTAGTCCTACAAACGCAGGGACAACGTATACTCCTTCTGAGGATTCAATTCGTGTCGCATAGGCTTCACTTTTGCTCGCATCATCGAACATTCTTAACCCATCTCGTAGCCATTGAATAGCCGAACCCGCAACGAATATACTGCCCTCTAACGCATACTCGACCTTTCCATCTATTCCCCAGGCAATGGTCGTTAATAGGCCATTCTTTGATTTAACCGCTTTTTCACCTGTATTCATTAACATAAAGCAACCAGTGCCATATGTATTTTTAGCCATTCCCTTTTCATAGCATGCCTGACCAAAGAGAGCAGCCTGTTGGTCACCAGCAACCCCTGCAATCGGTACCTCTTCACCGAAGAAGTGATAATCTATCGTTTTCGCATAAACCTCTGATGATGAACGGACCTCAGGTAGCATGGAGCTTGGCACGGTTAATATGTCTAATAGTTCTTCATCCCATTTCAGGTCATAAATATTGTACATTAGTGTTCGCGATGCATTACTATAATCGGTCACATGAGCCTGACCACCTGACAGCTTCCATATTAACCATGTATCAATAGTTCCGAAAAGTAGTTCTCCCTCTTCCGCTTTTTGTCTAGCTCCTTCGACGTTCTCTAGAATCCATTTCACCTTTGTACCAGAGAAATACGCATCAATTAGTAGCCCTGTTTTTTCTCGAATCGTATCACTATGACCTGCTTGCTTTAATTCTTCACATATATCTGCGGTTTGACGCGACTGCCATACGATCGCATTATAGACAGGTTTACCCGTTTCCTTCTCCCATACAACAGCTGTTTCACGTTGATTTGTAATCCCAATACTCGCGATTTCTTTTGCTGAAATGGATGTCTTTGTTAAAACCTGTGCAATAACAGCAAGCACAGAGCTCCAAATTTCTTGAGGATTATGTTCGACCCACCCTGGATTAGGAAAATATTGAGTAAACTCCTGTTGGGCAGATCCAACAATTTCACCACTTTTATTAAAAATAATTGCTCGTGTACTGGTTGTTCCTTGATCTAGTGCCATAATATACTTCTTTTCCATAAGCTTATCCCTCCACTATTACACATTTATTACCCGATGATGTTGGATGAACATTATTCCATATAATAAACTTAGACATTGGTAAAATCATCACATATCTTTAAGTCTAGCAGAATAAAAAAAGAGACAGCTGTAGCATTATATTGGAATATCTCCACCCTAACGCATAGCTGTCTCTTGGTTTCTCGTCAGCAAATAATTAACTTACACCTATTATAAAAAGAAGATCCACCTTTGTAAACGTTTTAGACGAATTTCTTCCATGAACACATTATCTTTTGCTAAATCTTATTAAGAAAGCTAGACTAGCATAGTTATATAATAATAGGATATAAGAACTATAAAGGGGATTCAGCTAATGAGTGTACACCAATTTACAGCAGTAGGAATGAATGGACAAGTAAGAAAGCTAGAGGATTATAAAGGAAAAGTTTTGCTCATTGTTAATACAGCAGGCCGATGCGGCTTTACCTATCAATACGAAGATTTACAAAAGCTTTATGACCGCTACAAAGAAAAAGACTTTGTGATTTTAGGCTTTCCTTGTAATCAATTTGATCATCAGGAGCCAGATGCTAACGAGCAAATTCAAGCAAACTGCTTATTAAACTATGGTGTGAACTTTCCACTTTACCAAAAAACAGACGTTCGTGGTGAAAGTGCTCATCCACTATTTGACTATTTATCACATAAAATCCCGTTTCAAGGGTTTAATACATCCCACCCAGTTGCAAAGATCCTACTTCCTCTCATCAATGAGAAGCATCCTGAATATTTAACCGATGACTACTCCATTAAGTGGAATTTCACAAAGTTTTTGATTGACCACAATGGTGATGTAGTGAAACGCTTTGAGTGTACAACGGATCCAATTGATATGGAGAATGATATTGAGGCATTGTTAAAAGAAGTAGCTGTTTAAGATACCAGAGGAACGCTCCATTGGAATAGCCCTGATTGTAAAGTGACGATAAAGTGATTTATTTTTAGAACCTAAAAACAATCATAATCCCGTACTTACATAGGACGGGATTATGATGTAATTGCTTCTATTGTTGAAGTTTGCTATTTAATAGGAGTCACCTGTTAATTAGATAAGAACCAGTAATCTATTATATCCTAATTCTCAGAACTCTTTTTTAAAATTAAAGGGTCTTAGTAGAAACCTTTTTGCTTTCTTTCCTTGTAAGGACTAAACCAACTAATCCTTGTCTTCTTTATGTAATTCTTCTATAACATTGTTTCCTTTGGTTCTTTTATAAAGAAAATATCCCACCTGTGTATCTTCTAGACCATTTAGCTACTGTATATGATTATTTTTACTTTATATCATTCATTAAAGTTCTATTTCCTTACCATCAATATTGATTGATTTAATATTTAGAACATCTAAAGGCAAAGTAGGTATGAATTTAACTTTAACCTTTTCTTCTTCACTAAAACTAGTAAAAGCATCCAAAGTTTGAACACTGCCATCGGTCATTTTAGCACTAACATCAATTTCGGTTAAATCGTTGAATTTACCGTTCCCGTATAAAGTTACACCCAATGGTGAAATAGAAACACTTTCCGAATTCCATGTTCCAAAATTCTTATTCAAGTCCCTATTTATTTCACCTTCAACAGATTGTATTTTAAAGGTAGTATTCCAGTTCCCTGTTGTATAATTTCCGTTTGAAACAAAATATCCCAATAATTCTTGTTCTTCAAAATCCACACTTTCCATATCAAAAATATATTCAGTATATTCATCACCATAGTTGGTATGACCTGCTTCATCTGTTCCAAAACTGACACTTGTAGGATATGTTTCATTACCTAAATCATCAACAAAATAAAAATAACCATGATTATCAGTATTTTCTTTATACCATCTTGTTTGAATATGAAGGCGATTATCAATAATACCTATATTTGAAATATGCATAAACTCTATTTCTTTAAGAGGAATTTCATTTTCATTTGGTTTTAAAACCTGTACTACCCCTTGATCTTCTAGTTTTTGATACAAATTTCCTCCTCCGCCGGAAGTGTTATTCATATCAAGTCGAACCGTTTTAGGTGGTTTACTTGTTATTTTTGAAAGATTAACATCAACTGCGTTGTCAAATGTTTGTTTATCGCTAAGAAAGGAAGTAATACGAAAATTCATTTTGCTATTGTTAAGGATCTCCCCACCATTTCCTTGGATTCGCATTGTAGCAGTATTGGTTTTTTCATCATAATCTACAATTCGACTATTAAACATGTGAGCACCAGTTAAAGAATAATCGTAAAGGTCAAGAGTTTCATCAATCATATTACCCGTTAAGTCTTGTAACGTAACATAAATAACTGCCATTTCATTATCATTCATCGCAGCAACCACTTCCATTTTAATTCCATCACTTTCGCTGCTAATTTCAATAGGTTGAAGCATTAATGCTATTTCAGGACTGACAGTAGCTACTAAATGATTAAAGCTTGGTAAACGAGCTGCTCCTACTCCAGCCGAAAATACTACAAATGCAGAAGCAACCAAAGGAATCATTATTTTTTTTGTTTTCCTTTTTGGTTTTTCTGACTCCGCCATCATTACACCAAATTTTGATCTCGTATGTAATTCTTTTGGAATTTCAATTTTTTCTAAAACTTGCTTTAATTTATTACTCACAAATATCAGCCTCCTTAAACTCTTTACGAAGTTTATCTAATGCTCGATATACTAGCGATTTAGCCGTGCCAATTGGGATCCCTAATACCTCTGATATTTCTTTAAATGTAAAATTTTGATAAAACCTTAAAAGAACAACGCTCTTTTCATTCTCTTGTAACGTGTCAATCAAATCTTGTAATGTTAAAGAAAGGGGAATGTCTTCATCATCTAAACCAACGAATCCTTCAAACTCTGGTATTAATTGAATCACTTTCATATTATTTTTAACGATGTTAACTGCACAATTTATCGTAATTTTCATCAACCACGTTTTGAAATACTCTGGTTTCTTCAACGTATGTATCTTTTTAAATGATTGGTATGCTACTTCTTGAACAACATCTAATGCATCTTCTTGATTTTTTACATATAAAAAGGCCATTCGATAAATATCTTCCTCATATTGTTGAAAAATCTTTAAAAAGGCTGTTGCATCCCCTTTTCTAGCTTTTTTCACTAAACGTTTAATCGTAATTCACCCTCTCTTTTTCTACCTACACCTATTAGACAATTAAATGTTCAATTTGGCTTAAAGTTTGTAAAAGTTTTTTCTATAAAAATAAAAAATCGCCTAAAAAGACGATTATATGAGATCACTTTATTTATTTCTGTATGTTCTTCTTACAATAACCCACGTATATTATTTTGAATACAAACTTTCACAACTTTAAGCTTTAACACATATGCTTTATTTCTCTGAAGATTTTATTCAAGAGTCTGGCCCTATTTGTTGAATAAAAGGATTATCATTTTTTAAACACCTTTACTAATTTTTTGTCTACTATATTATGATTTATAAAAACTTTATTTTCACGAACCACTTTTCCAAAAATAAAAAGCTCCAGTACACGATGTTACGTAACAATAAAGTTGTTTAATTCTTCATGTAGCTTTGAAATTTTAAAAGTTTAATCAAAAATAAAGCACAAGCCTGCATTTTACGGAAAACTTTATCGATCAAAATGGATTCTATAGTTTTGAATACAGATGGAATTTTCATGAAAATGTTTGATCATTCTAGGGTATGTTTTGTTTAACATTAGCCTCCGTTTGTTTTATTACTTTAAAAATTTTTAAAAAATAAAATGTATATATTTTTAAAGCATGCTACATTCGAAATGTAACAAACAAATATAAATGAAGAAAGGAAGAGAGAATCTATGAAGTTTAAAGTCGAAATTCTCCCAAACTATCGAATCGCTTATGTAAGAAGAATTGGACCTTATAATAATGCAAATTTTGAAGTAATGGAAAAGTTAAAAAAATGGGCTAAGGAGAGAAATCTTCTTAAATCGGCAATTCTATTTGCAATTCCACAAGATAACCCTGAGACAACACTGCCTGAAAATTGTAGATTTGATGCTTGTATTGTAATTTCAAAGGATTATCAAATGGATGATTCAATTTATGTAGGTGAACTCTCCGGCGGAAAATACCTTATTTACGAAGTCAAACATACGGTAGAAGATATTCAAAAAGCATATGCTGATATTTTTCCATCTATACAAAGTAATGGATATCAAATTGATAATAAACCTATTTTGGAAAAATACAGTGGTGATATGATTAACAATCCTTATTGTGAAATTTGCGTGCCCATAAAATCATGACTTATCGGCTGTTGCTGTAGAACATCAAAAAATTATTAACTGCGAACAAGCTTAAAGAGCATGTTTTAAAGAAGTTTATTAAAAACATGCTCTTATTCTATTAATGTTGAATTTTCCTTCATTTCTTATTGAACTAAGCCCCCCGCTCCATCAAGAAGAAAATAGGCCAGATCCATTAATTATCTCATCACTAGAAAGTAACGTTGTTTCATATATTGTTTTATTAGTCTTTCTCATAAAAGCTTGAACAACCTCATAACCTACTGCATATCCAGCACCAAAAGAAAGACCTACTGGTTGATATCCTTCTTGTTTGGCAATTTCATCACCAAACATATAACTACTTACCTCAGCAAATCCTTTTATGTTTAGAGCCTCACCAATAACATAGATTGAATACTCTAATTCATCCC encodes the following:
- a CDS encoding DUF11 domain-containing protein gives rise to the protein MSEPSIPTITPSISVTVGQTIPLLLASIAVEELALAHIMNAEAEKLQYVLGTLSPTATTLTPGLVTVTDLVNLDRSVQKTLQHVIKKEMLLGNKFTNVLDLIQIQSQEITPPPVLTFEKTDDPDPLNLDISDTLTYTLTLSNVGTSPATGVVINDVLPPGTVLGPTFTLDVGSLPPECSLIGPTVGGIITCNIGTILPNETIVLSFSGTVTSLISGTLTNTAIASSSELNPLVDIEQTQVIVPI
- a CDS encoding glycosyltransferase; translated protein: MEGPLISLCMIVKNEEECIERCIKSVKDLVDEMIIVDTGSTDKTIEICRELGAKVYSYRWDHDFAKARNYSLSLASGDWILWLDADEEIHQETERKTLRELAKTEDYDLYSFELNNFYGEKVDYNCVIRILHPRLFRNGIGFRFINSIHETLNIEEILLKTNKEKRLGEAPVCIWHYGYLDKYVNDKGKSERNITLLLEALSRNEEDPWLYYHLASEYYRLKDFTKSFQHINRSIVLFVMNQMTPPSLLYKLKYSILLSIGSFEGAYPAIEKAISLYPDYVDLLFYKGIVLLKLGKVEESIETFNECLKIGDNQVKYLTQKGLGSFQAWYYKGLCYEEKKEIEKAIVCYEQALNLCPTHKEAAGALDRLK
- a CDS encoding glycosyltransferase, with amino-acid sequence MKNRIKLTLEGLVSEENSLAIVNKNIMSRLEKNNQFKFAMQDGSQLPPSSSDVSNTIHQDFFISHHWPPRLSKPSNTNYWISFIPWEFGAIPTSWYIPMKYEVDEIWVYSHYNKECYSKSGIPEEKINVIPLGVDESVYHPNVEPAYFEEDDRFRFLYVGGTISRKGFDLLLEAYTEEFTSDDAVCLVIKDNGTETHYKGITLEQRVDEITSRPNAPAIVYMNEHLSTNQLASLYTSCHCSVFPYRGEGFCLPIAESMACATPVIAPNLGPAVEILGEEYPLFIESTTKTHEIRKVSHLETIDFPWWIEPNRQDLKKKMRYAYENKKELVKIGEKYSVKVTSTYNWNKTIDTISEHLLTKYKQLEHPTNHSFSATDVISTELTLINGDINNNQYEHALGKLKALLSRFPNNNTIRLLTAQIFIMVENYLDAINLLVPLTKEIESGETFQYAQIWNLLAICYSNIQSWSLAIDAFNKATKLNKEMNIYKISYLNSAIHSLSLLLGHIHNEIGDAYYDLNNDTSAKKMYLLAREYEHNTPSLTNRIEEIQKKKELTKQKLKPLLETSVDKQTQETNTICWDHSNSEVKYLKESSSAFKQLKTLFLPGQKIKIVAPAIDRITTSSKNWDGALIYIDSNLETNHIINLKKWCTKQINLGCKVIIFTNNPKNETYRKCCSLFSYGEWCELNKIDFLIDDPDIIGEYTVFQRGGYKILWNSPYYNHSGYATEQKHFLQSLSPYPLLIGLDAIDAPTESKRSSLDVKLSTWFHTKEENPIIHYQAAPAHLFTLPRAPISIGRTMFETDRIPQEWVKKLNELSEIWVPSKFNIETFHHSGVDRNKLQIMPGAIDEAKFNRHHVKPYSIPTSRTFTFLSVFDWSIRKGWDILLKSYIESFTDEDDVTLVIKLSRINEPTAKVEQLINEIKQESNCKNPPHILLIDKEMTEDEIIQLYCACDVFVLPTRGEGWGRPFMEAMALEIPVIATNWSGHLEFMNETNSYLIEVEKLIPVPSSMPPHFLNHLWAQPSLEHLKVLMKKVVKDPIAAKQTAKKARSDLFPRYSIEEVGKKIYRRFDYLVKNYFQ
- a CDS encoding FkbM family methyltransferase → MNRVSAYLGDYTYLSQLAHGPKIFLDTRELSMTAHIISDGFWESWITDVFLQSIHKGMSVLDIGANCGYYSLLAASVVGPTGQVHAFEPNPFHHINLNKSKMINGFYHLDIHPHALSNENGEMDLFVPKNLTASASLFGNLIKPIEKIDTIEAVPVTTVKLSEYLPNVKANVIKMDIEGAEPLILDDVLDIMDRTGDSTLIMEYNQKAWEMQDFDYEKIMNNVDKRGFNIHIIQHDRTLQPVSPKELIKAVGPHTHFDLFITRK
- the glpK gene encoding glycerol kinase GlpK, with the protein product MEKKYIMALDQGTTSTRAIIFNKSGEIVGSAQQEFTQYFPNPGWVEHNPQEIWSSVLAVIAQVLTKTSISAKEIASIGITNQRETAVVWEKETGKPVYNAIVWQSRQTADICEELKQAGHSDTIREKTGLLIDAYFSGTKVKWILENVEGARQKAEEGELLFGTIDTWLIWKLSGGQAHVTDYSNASRTLMYNIYDLKWDEELLDILTVPSSMLPEVRSSSEVYAKTIDYHFFGEEVPIAGVAGDQQAALFGQACYEKGMAKNTYGTGCFMLMNTGEKAVKSKNGLLTTIAWGIDGKVEYALEGSIFVAGSAIQWLRDGLRMFDDASKSEAYATRIESSEGVYVVPAFVGLGTPYWDSDARGAVFGLTRGTSKEHFIRATLESLAYQTKDVLTCMEADSGIELKTLRVDGGAVKNNFLMQFQSDILHVPVERPVINETTALGAAYLAGLAVGFFADREEITVKWKKDVAVEPKMDEKTREELYDGWKNAIQATMSFKPKKRL
- a CDS encoding glutathione peroxidase, which produces MSVHQFTAVGMNGQVRKLEDYKGKVLLIVNTAGRCGFTYQYEDLQKLYDRYKEKDFVILGFPCNQFDHQEPDANEQIQANCLLNYGVNFPLYQKTDVRGESAHPLFDYLSHKIPFQGFNTSHPVAKILLPLINEKHPEYLTDDYSIKWNFTKFLIDHNGDVVKRFECTTDPIDMENDIEALLKEVAV